The proteins below come from a single Nostoc sp. KVJ3 genomic window:
- the pstC gene encoding phosphate ABC transporter permease subunit PstC, whose product MQNTNYQDDPYLLSRQSLDKNASEDISEKIVAAILFACALVSILTTFGIVVIIFQETFSFFQEVSFAQFFLDTKWTPLFANKHFGVWPLINGTLLTTAIAMAVAIPLGLSSAIYLSEYAQPKVAAILRPAVELLAGIPTVVYGYFALLFLTPLLRNLMPLEIFNALSAGLMMGIMITPTVGSISLDAIKAVPGSLREGSYALGITKLESIFKVVLPAALSGIIASIILGISRAVGETMTVLIAAGQQPRLTVNFMESVETMTAYMAQISGGDSPRGSLNFKTLYAVGAVLFILTLALNIVSYWVANRFKEKYD is encoded by the coding sequence ATGCAAAATACTAATTATCAAGACGATCCTTATCTACTATCCAGACAATCACTGGATAAAAATGCATCTGAAGATATATCAGAAAAGATTGTTGCAGCAATTTTATTTGCTTGTGCTTTAGTTTCAATTTTGACTACCTTTGGTATTGTCGTAATTATTTTTCAGGAGACATTCAGTTTTTTCCAAGAAGTCTCTTTTGCCCAATTCTTTCTTGATACTAAATGGACACCTCTATTTGCTAATAAACATTTTGGCGTTTGGCCTTTGATTAATGGCACTTTATTAACTACAGCTATTGCTATGGCGGTTGCTATTCCTTTGGGTTTATCTTCTGCCATTTATTTAAGTGAGTATGCTCAACCCAAAGTAGCAGCAATTTTACGTCCAGCAGTGGAACTTTTGGCAGGAATCCCAACAGTCGTATATGGTTACTTTGCGCTGTTGTTTCTTACACCATTGCTGCGGAATCTTATGCCTCTGGAAATATTCAACGCTTTGAGTGCGGGGTTAATGATGGGGATAATGATTACTCCTACTGTTGGTTCTATCAGCTTAGATGCTATTAAAGCAGTTCCAGGTTCTTTGCGAGAGGGATCTTATGCTTTAGGTATCACTAAACTAGAAAGCATTTTTAAAGTAGTTCTACCAGCCGCACTTTCTGGAATCATCGCCTCGATTATTTTGGGTATTTCTCGCGCTGTAGGTGAAACAATGACTGTCCTCATTGCCGCCGGACAACAACCAAGACTAACTGTTAACTTCATGGAATCAGTAGAAACCATGACAGCTTATATGGCGCAGATTTCTGGTGGAGATAGTCCGCGTGGTAGTCTCAATTTCAAGACATTATATGCTGTAGGCGCTGTTCTATTTATACTTACCCTAGCTTTAAATATTGTTAGTTACTGGGTTGCTAATCGCTTTAAAGAAAAATACGATTAA
- the pstA gene encoding phosphate ABC transporter permease PstA has product MTTSYQQDDSLDSSAEFTDNVESRETLGKVFEVLFLLGLLIGLFVLALLLFDIFRDGLGRFLSPGFLTDTPSRFPDQGGIRPAIISSVLLGIVVIFVTVPIGVGAALYLEEYAPKVWWTAIIEINISNLAGVPSIVYGLLGLGVFNYLLGFGPALISGALTLSLLSLPVIIVTAREAIRAVPDSLRNASYGLGVTKWRTISSHVLPYAVPGILTGVIISVSRAIGDAASLIVVGAVGFLTFDPGLFQRFMALPIQIYSYITRPEPGFASAAAATIIALLVLILALNGVAIYIRQRFSIR; this is encoded by the coding sequence ATGACTACAAGTTATCAACAAGATGATTCTCTAGATTCGTCGGCGGAATTTACCGATAATGTTGAGAGTAGGGAGACATTAGGGAAAGTTTTTGAAGTACTTTTTTTGTTAGGATTGCTGATTGGTTTATTTGTCCTAGCGTTGCTACTTTTTGATATTTTTCGAGACGGATTAGGCAGATTTTTATCACCAGGCTTTCTCACGGATACTCCTTCTCGTTTTCCTGACCAAGGTGGTATTCGTCCTGCGATTATCAGCAGCGTTCTTTTAGGCATTGTTGTGATTTTTGTGACTGTCCCTATTGGTGTTGGAGCCGCTTTATATCTAGAAGAGTATGCACCTAAAGTTTGGTGGACAGCGATTATTGAGATTAACATCAGTAATCTGGCGGGAGTACCTTCTATTGTCTATGGATTGCTGGGTTTAGGAGTTTTTAATTATTTGCTTGGGTTTGGCCCCGCTTTGATTTCTGGTGCATTGACTTTATCTTTGCTGTCTTTACCAGTAATTATTGTGACAGCTAGAGAAGCAATTCGCGCTGTCCCAGATTCTCTGAGAAATGCTTCTTACGGATTAGGTGTCACCAAATGGCGAACTATCAGCAGTCACGTTTTACCATACGCTGTCCCTGGTATTTTGACCGGCGTGATTATCTCTGTATCCCGTGCAATTGGTGATGCAGCTTCTCTAATTGTTGTAGGTGCTGTGGGTTTTCTCACTTTTGACCCTGGCTTGTTTCAGAGATTTATGGCATTACCCATTCAAATCTATAGTTATATCACTCGTCCTGAACCGGGTTTTGCTAGTGCAGCAGCAGCCACAATTATTGCGTTGTTAGTCTTGATTTTAGCTTTAAATGGTGTAGCAATTTATATCAGGCAACGCTTCTCAATACGTTAG
- the pstB gene encoding phosphate ABC transporter ATP-binding protein PstB: MTYSNHRSQSDSATIDQEKSVFNVEGVKVFYGGFLALLDVYLKIPNKQIIAFIGPSGCGKSTLLRCFNRMNDLIPGAKVEGRLNYRDRNIYDPKINSVKLRRQVGMVFQRPNPFPKSIYENIAFGPRSNGYKGNIDELVEDSLRRAAIWDEVKDKLKEKGTALSGGQQQRLCIARAIAMKPDVLLMDEPCSALDPISSRQVEELCLELKQQYTIIMVTHNMQQASRVADFTAFFNTEIDEHGKRRGKLVEFNPTAQMFSSPQTKEAEDYISGRFG; encoded by the coding sequence ATGACTTATAGCAATCATAGAAGTCAATCAGATAGTGCCACAATAGATCAAGAAAAGAGTGTCTTCAATGTTGAAGGTGTGAAGGTCTTTTATGGGGGATTTCTGGCACTTTTAGATGTCTATCTAAAGATTCCTAATAAACAAATTATTGCTTTTATTGGCCCTTCAGGATGTGGTAAAAGTACTTTACTGCGCTGCTTCAACCGAATGAATGATTTAATCCCTGGAGCTAAGGTTGAGGGTAGACTTAATTATCGCGATCGCAATATTTACGATCCTAAGATAAATTCTGTCAAATTACGCCGCCAAGTCGGAATGGTTTTTCAAAGACCGAATCCTTTCCCCAAGTCAATATACGAAAATATTGCCTTTGGCCCGCGTTCTAACGGTTACAAAGGTAACATTGATGAATTGGTGGAAGATTCCCTCAGACGCGCTGCTATCTGGGATGAAGTCAAAGACAAACTCAAAGAGAAGGGAACTGCATTATCTGGCGGACAACAACAACGACTTTGCATAGCTCGTGCGATCGCCATGAAGCCAGATGTATTATTGATGGATGAACCATGTTCTGCTCTCGACCCCATTTCTAGCCGCCAAGTAGAAGAACTCTGCTTAGAATTGAAGCAGCAATACACCATCATCATGGTGACACACAATATGCAGCAAGCTTCTAGAGTGGCAGATTTCACGGCTTTCTTTAATACAGAAATTGACGAGCATGGCAAACGTCGCGGCAAATTAGTTGAGTTTAATCCTACAGCCCAAATGTTCAGTTCTCCTCAAACTAAAGAAGCTGAAGATTATATCAGTGGACGCTTCGGTTAA